In one window of Tripterygium wilfordii isolate XIE 37 chromosome 1, ASM1340144v1, whole genome shotgun sequence DNA:
- the LOC120000502 gene encoding uncharacterized protein LOC120000502 has protein sequence MHHLPVQSNLADSDLEKTKLGFEVNGHHQPLCPKPRRLGSPIPEFLKPLRCSKHSQEDINGRNGILNIIAEKRNDHGREATCTGCSPRCYSGSPPGRTDNPLVHDVHFIHQMELSPFKRTNLSDKLGFTSSASPV, from the exons atgCACCATTTACCAGTGCAAAGCAATCTTGCTGATTCAGATTTAGAGAAAACTAAGCTTGGGTTTGAAGTTAATGGTCACCACCAGCCTCTCTGCCCCAAACCTCGCCGCCTCGGATCTCCCATTCCTGAATTCCTCAAGCCCCTCAGATGCAGCAAACACAG CCAAGAAGAtataaatggaagaaatggGATTCTAAACATAATTGCAGAAAAG AGAAATGATCATGGAAGGGAAGCTACATGCACTGGATGCTCTCCTCGTTGTTACTCAGGGTCTCCTCCAGGAAGAACAGATAATCCATTGGTTCATGATGTGCACTTCATTCATCAAATGGAACTTTCACCATTTAAAAGAACCAACCTTTCTGATAAACTTGGCTTCACCTCTTCTGCCTCTCCTGTTTGA